The Hippoglossus hippoglossus isolate fHipHip1 chromosome 4, fHipHip1.pri, whole genome shotgun sequence DNA window CATTATGAATGACCAACTTGATCAGATGTGGGGACAGATCGGTTATGTTTGTGGGAACCTTTGTGAGGTTGCTTTTGAGATGCAGAATCTTTAGGTGCCTGAGGTCTCGGAGAGACTCAAGTccaatcattttattgttttcagagTTCAGGTTACCAATCAGGTATAGTTCCCTTAAGCTTTTTAATAAGTATACCCAGCTAGGAATCTCAGCGACATCTGTGAATTTGACATGAAGGCACCGTAGGTGATCGCgaagaaaaatgaaagcagTCTGCTCAACTTTGGCTGGACAGTGATAGAATTGCAACTCCTGGAGGTTTATCATTTGTGAGATCTTAGCAGTTATCCTGGCCTCTGGGATTAATTCTAGTTTAAGGATTTCCAAATCGGTGTGATCGAACACAGCGTCCGGAACTCCGGATAGCATAAAAAGATGAAGTTCCAGCTTTTCTTGAGCATTGCGTGTTACATGCTGTCGCAACTTCTCATAGGTCCACTCGTGGTTCAGGCTGATCTCTCGAAGTTTGTTTTCACTCACTTCTGAGAGAAAAACTCCAAAACGCTTTGAGTACAGCTGGTCATACTGATCGACCATGTGGAGGAGGAAAGCAAAGTCATTTTTAACATCAGGAATGTCACTGaagctgctctcctctctgactTTTTCAAAGGAATACTCCTTTAGTGGCCGACGAAAAAGCCAGAACAATGTATATATGCAAATAACGCCATAAACACATATGAGAGCAATATAGCTGACAAGTAGCTTCTTCAACATGAAAGCCATGTTATGTGTACAATGGAATTTAGAGTATCCAGTCAAATGCTTTATCTCAGGCTCACACACATGGTCAAAATCTATAGAGGCAACAAATGTCATTGTGTAGCAAAGGATCAAAATGAATTTGACTGTTTTGATGACTGTCTGAATGGCATACAGCCTGTAAATCAAGTCACTGTCTTCCACATGGGCACGGAATTTCCGAACTTTTTCAAACAAAGCCTTTGCTTGCTCCCCATCTTTCTTGTCCAGTATCGTCATAGAGGGAACTTCACTCACAAGCTTTTCAGCCGAGAACGTGACCCCAGATTTAGTCAGCACTGGGGCAGACTGGTTTGGACTCCCCTCCTCGCTGCTTGTGGACAGATGTTTAAGGAGGCAGGACGCATCAGCCAGTCTTTGCTTGTTCTCCTCCGAGTCCTCACAAGCGGTCTCGGACAGTGCTTTAGTAGTCCAAGGTgattcaaaacattttccaaGGATGGACACAAAATGTTCTATTTTGGAGCTTGTCTTCGGGTACTTGAACCAGAAGTTGCTGCTGACCATTAAAACAATAGTGTGGATTAGAGCGAGGTAGGGGAAATATTTGGAATACCAAGGAAGGGCAACATGGTAGCACATCTGGTTCACGAAAACATACTGCTGAAAATCCAGCTTGGTTCTGACACCTGTAGGTTGGGGTTGCCCGACAGTAGATTGCTGTGCCATGTGAATTGTAGGTGCAACGCTATCAGGAGGCCTTTTAGCCATTAGGGGAGCAGCTTGCTCCCCAATGGCACTTTCTTTGTTCCAGAAACCATCAGCTGTCTCTGGTGGTTGGGGGCCCAAGAAGCCCCCAGCCTCCTCTGGAGTTTGTTCCAGGATGGGAAGACAGACCACTTGGTCTTTGGTTAACTGCATGGTTCCTGAAAATATGGCCAACATCAGCATGACAATACCGAGATAATCCATGAAGACATCCCACCATGGTTTCAGGATTCGATAGGTTGGCTGGATGTCGTTCAGGGAGGCTACTTCTGTGAGGGTGAACATTCCTGCAACAGAAAGATTTATCTTTGTTATTTCATCAACCTATTAAATTATTTCAACATTATATTTTGTGTGTCCATGTTAGACCCTGGAACAGAGGGTTTGTGTATGtcatacctcttttacaccaaaattagcaggtacaAGCAAGTTTTTTAAACCAGCTATAAAAGGAGACTGATTGCTTTGCCATTGTCAGTCGAGaagtttgctttttttaaatttcctgGTGGATCATGTTCGATATCATACCTCGTTGTCTTGCCTAATTAgtggctgtgtctgaaatcccCCACTCACTCATTATTATATATAGTGACTtctatatagtgagctcatcagggaaagaaaaaaacactttctacTACTGGACCCAGAGTAATGTCATCATTGTCGCAGGATAATGgcgtacaacaacaacaacgtcggccggtggaaaatcccacagtACAGTTTAGacgtttattttacacttagtattaatacttaaaggtgaaaaaaacataatgaatgATCATCTTCAAATATAGAAATAGACTTTTTCCCCCTACTTTGtgctgtgctgctctgctcggcttctttttacatttacacgacaggtcgggctgttcctgctCCTCTCGCTCCTCTTTTCCCTGCActacttttcacaatgcattgtgggaaataatgagtgcactatatagggAATACAAAACTACACTAAACATTCAGacaccactacaaaatggcAAAGGCACaatatagtgattagtgagtgataTCGGACACAGCTAGCTATTTTACCCAGGTGCCTCCTTTCCATCACAGCCGATCAGAGGTGGAGCTGATTAAAATCTGCATCTACTGCAGTCATGTGACTCGGGAGTGAACGCTGATTGAATCCTTTCCCATTGCAGACAGAAGCAAGATGTAGGTTGGTGTTATTggggtttttgaccagtggtTAAGGGGCTTTTTAGTCACACTACTCTCACACATACTGTCAGCTTAGGCACAGGCAGCTGTAAATTCCCTTTTCTTCAGTACAGAACATGTTTCTTTGAGGTTGATATTCCTAAATTATGGATCTTTCAAATTCTTATGCAAGCTTGATTAAACTGGTCCTTTTgtcaaatgtaatattttactGTTAGCATTATCCTATGTTTTTAGCTGTGACCAGGAGCATGTACACgttatttttgtcatgtgtGAACTCATTAAAATAATGACATGTTTATGCTTAATTTTTGTAAATGATTATCAGCAGCCAGTGACGAAGTGCCCACAGAGTATATGTTTGattataattcattatttacatcATACCTGCAGCAGCTTGTTCATCAGTCAAGTTTACACGTTAAATAAACTGATAAAGCAACGAGACGACTCAGAAAGTACGACATTTCTGGTAAACACCACTGTGAGAGATGTGTCACATTTACCATGTTGATGTTGTGACTTTGTACatagaaaaacagagaggagttCTATTTCCTGGCTAGGTGACCATGGAATCACTGCATATTTGATTTTGGGATAGCGGGCACTGGAAAATAATTCACTGGTTGTGTCATCCAATTTCGGGCAAGGCCACATTTCCCAGGTATGTAAGGAGGAGGCTCGGGAAAGGACAGCGTTGTGTGATTGTTATGGCTTTAGAGAGGAGGCTGGCCTTGAACCGGGACACACATGAGCACATGAGTTGTCTGTGCAGACAGTGCACGTTGTGTGCAACACAAATACTCATACTGCACCTAAATGTGTGAGTCTGGGACATTCttaacatctgcatttgttgtGATTTTTCTGTGCAGCATAATTTTCTCTTCATATAACCTGTTTACACCACAGTCACACTATCATAATGGTTATATCATTTATCCCAATGCTAACGGGACGTACTGCTTGTAGCACACACACGTTAAGCcaccattgtgtgtgtgtgtgtgtgcgtgagctAACAGCATGAAGGTCACTATTGTTAATGCGGCTGCAGAGAGAGCAGGCTGGGACCGGCTCCAGCAGACAGACGCATCCACACCATAGactggtccacacacacacacacacacacacacacaaagcaggagGTGGCCCTAAACGCAACACTGAAATCTGGCTTCTGTAAAATTAAATCATGgtgcgttcaggtcgcagtgGAGCAGTGCACCGACTGTTGATCGGGATCCAGAACCTATTGTTTGAAACTCGCCGTCGCAGCGTTACAGGCTGTTTGAATAACCCACACGAGGACCCGCACTCACACGCACGGTCACGCACCTTCAGGTGAGTTGGTCCAGTTATGTCGATGACAGCCGAGCCGAACAAAGCCTCCTCTCACACGCCTGTTTCTCTGCGCTGGTGACGCCGTCCATTCCTCGCATCCCTTGCACCGGAGGCCTGCTGCTGGCCGGGCTGTAAGCAGCTTAGCcgactaccccccccccactccgcTTCAGATGGTCGGGTCCTGTGCCGGCTGCTGGAGATgatcctcttcctcacacagcCTCTTCCTCAACATGACCCCCAGCTCTCATGTTAGTGTGCAGTGTGATGTTTCCTTCTCACACCAGCAGCTGATGGACACAGTAAACAGCAGAGAAGACCCCGCACAGATGGGACAATGACCCACTGGAGTTAGGGACCGTCGCAAAAGTGCAATGGGccgcatccttcggaggctgccTGTGATGGCCGCTTGCGTCACAGCAGC harbors:
- the lrrc8db gene encoding leucine rich repeat containing 8 VRAC subunit Db yields the protein MFTLTEVASLNDIQPTYRILKPWWDVFMDYLGIVMLMLAIFSGTMQLTKDQVVCLPILEQTPEEAGGFLGPQPPETADGFWNKESAIGEQAAPLMAKRPPDSVAPTIHMAQQSTVGQPQPTGVRTKLDFQQYVFVNQMCYHVALPWYSKYFPYLALIHTIVLMVSSNFWFKYPKTSSKIEHFVSILGKCFESPWTTKALSETACEDSEENKQRLADASCLLKHLSTSSEEGSPNQSAPVLTKSGVTFSAEKLVSEVPSMTILDKKDGEQAKALFEKVRKFRAHVEDSDLIYRLYAIQTVIKTVKFILILCYTMTFVASIDFDHVCEPEIKHLTGYSKFHCTHNMAFMLKKLLVSYIALICVYGVICIYTLFWLFRRPLKEYSFEKVREESSFSDIPDVKNDFAFLLHMVDQYDQLYSKRFGVFLSEVSENKLREISLNHEWTYEKLRQHVTRNAQEKLELHLFMLSGVPDAVFDHTDLEILKLELIPEARITAKISQMINLQELQFYHCPAKVEQTAFIFLRDHLRCLHVKFTDVAEIPSWVYLLKSLRELYLIGNLNSENNKMIGLESLRDLRHLKILHLKSNLTKVPTNITDLSPHLIKLVIHNDGTKLLVLNSLKKMMNLAELELHNCELERIPHAIFSLSNLQELDLKSNNIRTIEEVISFQHLKRLTCLKLWHNKIINIPLSISHVKNLESLYLSHNKLESLPSSLFTLLKLRYLDVSHNSIVVIPLEVGFLQNLQHFAINNNRVEVVPKQLFKCNKLRTLCISHNCISSIPEKIGQLTQLAHLEMKGNCLDRLPVQLGQCCLLRRSCLMVEDHLFDSLPMEVKESINQESSVSFTNGCKCLSDGR